The following are encoded in a window of Primulina eburnea isolate SZY01 chromosome 4, ASM2296580v1, whole genome shotgun sequence genomic DNA:
- the LOC140830653 gene encoding pyruvate dehydrogenase E1 component subunit alpha, mitochondrial-like, with translation MSQLTHRAPTHLKPLFAALFATRHLTSASASTSPITVETSLPFTGHKIDPPSRSVETTPQELLTFFHDMALMRRMEIAADSLYKAKLIRGFCHLYDGQEAVSVGMEAAITRKDCIITAYRDHCLFLSRGGTLLESFSELMGRKDGCSKGKGGSMHFYKKSGGFYGGHGIVGAQVPLGCGLAFGQKYNKDESVTFAMYGDGAANQGQLFEALNMAALWDLPAILVCENNHYGMGTAEWRAAKSPAYYKRGDYVPGLKVDGMDALAVKQACRFAKEHVLKNGPIILEMDTYRYHGHSMSDPGSTYRTRDEISGVRQERDPIERIRKLILSHDIATEKELKDTEKEVRKEVDEAIAKAKESPMPDSSELFTNIYVKGLGAEVFGVDRKELRAVLP, from the exons ATGTCTCAGCTAACTCACCGAGCTCCGACCCACCTCAAACCACTATTCGCCGCCCTCTTCGCCACACGCCACCTTACCTCCGCCTCCGCCTCCACCTCCCCAATCACCGTCGAAACATCCCTCCCTTTCACCGGCCACAAGATCGACCCCCCCTCACGTTCCGTGGAGACCACCCCACAAGAACTGCTGACCTTCTTCCACGACATGGCCTTGATGAGGCGTATGGAAATAGCCGCAGATTCGCTCTACAAGGCCAAATTAATCCGCGGATTTTGCCATCTCTACGACGGACAGGAAGCCGTATCCGTGGGAATGGAGGCCGCTATCACTAGGAAGGATTGCATAATCACTGCTTATAGAGATCACTGTCTCTTTCTCTCCCGTGGGGGGACGCTACTGGAGTCGTTCTCGGAGCTTATGGGGAGAAAAGATGGGTGTTCGAAGGGGAAAGGGGGTTCGATGCATTTCTATAAGAAGTCTGGGGGGTTTTACGGAGGGCATGGAATTGTAGGGGCCCAGGTACCGTTGGGTTGCGGATTGGCCTTTGGGCAGAAGTATAACAAGGATGAGAGTGTGACATTTGCTATGTATGGTGATGGAGCTGCGAATCAGGGGCAGTTATTCGAGGCGTTGAATATGGCTGCTTTGTGGGATCTGCCTGCAATTTTGGTTTGCGAGAATAATCACT ATGGAATGGGCACAGCAGAATGGAGAGCAGCAAAGAGTCCTGCTTATTACAAGAGAGGGGATTATGTTCCAGGGTTGAAG GTGGATGGTATGGATGCTCTTGCAGTCAAACAGGCGTGCAGGTTCGCTAAGGAGCATGTCTTAAAGAATGGACCAATT ATCCTTGAAATGGACACTTACAGGTATCATGGGCATTCTATGTCTGATCCTGGAAGCACTTATCGTACCCGTGACGAGATTTCTGGAGTTAGACAG GAGCGTGACCCTATCGAAAGAATCAGAAAGCTTATACTATCTCATGACATAGCCACTGAAAAAGAACTGAAG GACACAGAGAAAGAGGTGAGAAAAGAGGTTGACGAAGCCATTGCTAAAGCTAAG GAGAGTCCTATGCCTGATTCTTCAGAGCTCTTTACTAATATTTATGTGAAAGGCTTGGGAGCTGAG GTATTTGGAGTGGATCGAAAAGAATTGAGAGCTGTGCTTCCATGA